A region of the Pantoea alfalfae genome:
GTTTCAGCGTGGTGAAAAAGCGCGGAGGATGACCAATACCGGCCATGGCAACCACTGCGCCCAGTTGCTCAGGTGCGCGGGTTTCCCCGGTCAGCAGATTGGTGGCGAGTCCGGGCTGAAGTTGCATCGCAATCTCGTCACCCAGGGCCTTACCGCCATTAATGATGACGGCATCCACCTGCCGCAGACGATCGGCACGTTCACGCATCGGACCGGCAGGCAACCACCAGCCATTACCAAAGCGACGGACCCCATCAACCACCACGATTTCGCGATCGCGCTGCAGGGCGTAATGTTGCAGGCCATCATCCGTGATGATCACATCCAGCGGCCCCTGCTTCAGTAACGCTTCAATCGCCTGTCGCCTTTTGGGAGCAACCGCAACCGGCGCTCCGGTGCGCTGGGCGATCAGTACCGGTTCATCACCGGCCTGTTGCGTGGGGGTCTGCGCCGTGACCAGCAAAGGATAGTGGTCCGCCTTGCCGCCATACCCTCTGGAGACGACGCCAGCGCGCAGGCCACGTTGCTGCAACGCCTCAACCAGCCAGATCACGACTGGTGTCTTACCATTTCCGCCGGCAGTCAGGTTACCCACCACCACGACCGGCAGAGGCGCACGCCAGCTTTTACGCCAGCCGCGCCTGTAACTGAAGCGTATCAGGGCCGTGATCGCGCCATACAGCAGGCTGAATGGCCATAGCAGTAGCCATAGCGGTGAACGACCACTCCAGATACGTTCAATCATTGGCCGAACTGCATTTTATGCAGCTGTGCATAGGCGCCGCGTTCTGCTAACAGCACCTGATGCGTTCCGCGTTCAACAATCTGGCCATCTTCAATTACCACGATTTCATCCGCTTTCTCAATGGTAGAAAGGCGGTGCGCAATTACCAGCGAGGTACGGTTCTTCTGCAACTCATCCAGTGCAGACTGAATCGCGCGTTCTGACTCGGTATCCAGCGCCGAGGTCGCTTCATCCAGGATCAGAATCGGACAATCACGCAGCAACGCACGGGCAATGGCGATACGCTGACGCTGACCGCCAGATAACAGCACGCCATTCTCGCCAATCATCGTATCCAGACCCTTATCCATTTTATTGATAAAGTCCATGGCATGCGCCATGGTGGCCGCCTGCTCGATCTCTTCACGACTGTATTGCTCACTGCGGGCATACGCGATGTTATTGGCAATCGTGTCGTTGAAGAGGTGCACATTCTGTGACACCAGCGCCACCTGATTACGCAATGAGCGCAGGCTGTACTCACGCAGATCATGACCGTCCAGCAGGATTTCGCCCTGCTGGATGTCATAAAAGCGGGTCAGCAGACTCGCCATCGTAGACTTACCGGAACCGGAACGGCCCACCAGCGCCACCGTTTTTCCTGCCGGCAGCGACAGATTGATATTGCGCAGGGCCGGAATTTCACGACCAGGGTAGGTAAAGGTCACATCACGGAATTCAATATCCCCTTTAGCACGGGTGATTTCGCGCGTACCGTTATCCACTTCCTGCTCACTATCCAGAATAGAGAACAGTGTCTGACAGGCCGCCATCCCACGCTGGAACTGGGCGTTGACGTTGGTCAGAGACTTAAGCGGGCGCATCAGGGCAATCATCGAGGAGAAAACCACGGTGATGGTACCGGCTGTCAGGGTATCCATGACGCTGGGGAAGCTGGCAGCATAGAGCACAAAAGCCAGTGCCAGCGACGCGATCAGCTGAATAATCGGATCGGAAATGGAGGAGGCTGAAACGAGTTTCATTCCCTGCTGACGCATCCGGTTACTGACGCGGGAAAAGCGCTCCGATTCAATGTCCTGTCCGCCAAAAATCAGCACTTCTTTGTGCCCTTTCAGCATCTGCTCGGCGCTGGTTGTCACCTGCCCCATAGTGTTCTGCATACTTTTGCTGATGGTGCGGAAGCGCTTAGAGACGGTGCGGATAGCAAAGGAGACGATAGGTGCCAGTACAATCAGGATCAGCGACAGTTGCCAGCTGTAGTAGAACATCATGATAAACAGGCCAATAATGGAAGCCCCTTCACGCACTACGGTGACCAGCGCGCCCGAAGAAGAGGAGGCGACCTGCTCAGAATCGTAAGTAATGCGTGACAACAGGGTGCCGGTTGACTGCTGGTCGAAAAACGAAACCGGCATGCCCATCATATGGCTGAACAGACGACGGCGGATGTTCATCACGACGTTGCCAGAGACCCAGGAGATGCAGTAGCTGGAGATATAACTGGTGACTCCGCGTACCAGCATCAGGCCAATAACCACTAACGGCAGCCACAGCATCACCGATCTGTCAGCTTTACCAAAAC
Encoded here:
- the lpxK gene encoding tetraacyldisaccharide 4'-kinase, which encodes MIERIWSGRSPLWLLLWPFSLLYGAITALIRFSYRRGWRKSWRAPLPVVVVGNLTAGGNGKTPVVIWLVEALQQRGLRAGVVSRGYGGKADHYPLLVTAQTPTQQAGDEPVLIAQRTGAPVAVAPKRRQAIEALLKQGPLDVIITDDGLQHYALQRDREIVVVDGVRRFGNGWWLPAGPMRERADRLRQVDAVIINGGKALGDEIAMQLQPGLATNLLTGETRAPEQLGAVVAMAGIGHPPRFFTTLKQQGITPVAEIAFADHHAYSEDELTRLLQPGQQLLMTEKDAVKCRHFAQPDWWYLPVDAHLTGKAVTPLLDDIEQRCRRRL
- the msbA gene encoding lipid A ABC transporter ATP-binding protein/permease MsbA, with amino-acid sequence MHQDKDLSTWQTFRRLWPMIAPNKAGLIAASVALIINAAGDALMLSLLKPLLDDGFGKADRSVMLWLPLVVIGLMLVRGVTSYISSYCISWVSGNVVMNIRRRLFSHMMGMPVSFFDQQSTGTLLSRITYDSEQVASSSSGALVTVVREGASIIGLFIMMFYYSWQLSLILIVLAPIVSFAIRTVSKRFRTISKSMQNTMGQVTTSAEQMLKGHKEVLIFGGQDIESERFSRVSNRMRQQGMKLVSASSISDPIIQLIASLALAFVLYAASFPSVMDTLTAGTITVVFSSMIALMRPLKSLTNVNAQFQRGMAACQTLFSILDSEQEVDNGTREITRAKGDIEFRDVTFTYPGREIPALRNINLSLPAGKTVALVGRSGSGKSTMASLLTRFYDIQQGEILLDGHDLREYSLRSLRNQVALVSQNVHLFNDTIANNIAYARSEQYSREEIEQAATMAHAMDFINKMDKGLDTMIGENGVLLSGGQRQRIAIARALLRDCPILILDEATSALDTESERAIQSALDELQKNRTSLVIAHRLSTIEKADEIVVIEDGQIVERGTHQVLLAERGAYAQLHKMQFGQ